A region from the Pseudomonas sp. KU26590 genome encodes:
- a CDS encoding FadR/GntR family transcriptional regulator encodes MNSTGPLPPKRRQHSLATDLVTDLSQRILMGTIAPGAKLPSESEIVREHGVSRTVVREAISKLQASGLVETHQGKGTYVLARSEQSGLHLKVETAFSVRHIIELRMGLETQAVALAAQRRSQSQLKAMRAALDDYQDLLAKEDSCVEADRRFHLLIAEATGNPYFVEILQNLGIAVIPRSRIATSERAGASLTHSAYLANLEHEAILAAIRRQDPDAARAAMWTHLSNSRERLAPVE; translated from the coding sequence TTGAATAGCACCGGACCTTTGCCACCCAAGCGGCGCCAGCACAGCCTGGCGACGGACCTGGTCACTGACCTGAGTCAGCGGATTCTGATGGGCACCATTGCGCCGGGAGCCAAGTTGCCGTCGGAGAGTGAGATTGTCCGCGAGCATGGCGTAAGCCGTACGGTGGTGCGTGAGGCGATTTCCAAACTGCAGGCGTCCGGGCTGGTCGAGACCCATCAGGGCAAGGGCACTTACGTGCTGGCGCGTTCGGAGCAGAGCGGGCTGCACCTGAAGGTGGAAACCGCGTTCAGCGTGCGGCACATCATTGAGCTGCGCATGGGCCTGGAAACCCAGGCCGTCGCCTTGGCCGCACAACGCCGCAGTCAATCACAGCTCAAGGCGATGCGCGCCGCGCTGGATGATTATCAGGACCTGCTGGCCAAGGAAGACAGTTGCGTCGAAGCGGACCGACGCTTTCATCTGCTGATCGCGGAAGCCACCGGCAATCCTTATTTCGTGGAAATCCTGCAGAACCTCGGCATCGCCGTGATCCCCCGCAGCCGCATCGCCACCAGCGAACGGGCCGGGGCAAGCCTCACCCACAGTGCGTATCTGGCCAACCTCGAACACGAAGCCATCCTCGCCGCCATCCGCCGCCAGGACCCCGACGCCGCCCGCGCAGCGATGTGGACTCACCTGAGCAATAGCCGAGAGCGGCTAGCGCCGGTTGAGTAA
- a CDS encoding MFS transporter → MNTSSSRADDASDSVLQSAVSKVKRHILPLFVIMFIVNYIDRVNIGFVRSHMEHDLGIGAAAYGFGAGLFFIAYAMFEVPSNILLQKVGARIWLTRIMLTWGIVAACMAFIQTETHFYILRFLLGVAEAGFFPGVIYYFTRWLPGVERGKAIAIFLSGSAFASVISGPLSGLLLQIDALGFHGWQWMYFIEGMFSVGLCFFVWFWLDSKPHDAKWLTEAEKDALVNTIDAEQKAREAANPVKLSIGKLLKDPQIILFCLMYFFIQLTIYAATFWLPSIIKKMGDLSDVQVGLFNSIPWFIAIVCMYGFASLSAKWKHQQAWVAVALLIAAAGMFMSTTGGPVFAFVAICFAAMGFKSASSLFWPIPQGYLDARIAAGVIALINSVGNLGGFVAPTTFGILEQQTGSIQGGLYGLTVTSIIAAILVFTVRTTPKTGAVPIAKVDVTPSHT, encoded by the coding sequence GTGAACACATCCTCATCACGGGCGGATGACGCCTCCGATTCCGTCCTGCAATCGGCGGTCTCGAAAGTCAAACGACACATCCTGCCGCTGTTCGTCATCATGTTCATCGTCAACTACATCGACCGGGTCAACATCGGCTTCGTGCGTAGTCACATGGAACATGACCTGGGTATCGGCGCGGCCGCCTACGGCTTCGGTGCCGGCCTGTTCTTCATCGCGTATGCGATGTTCGAAGTCCCCTCCAACATCCTCCTGCAAAAAGTCGGCGCGCGTATCTGGCTGACCCGGATCATGCTGACCTGGGGCATCGTGGCCGCCTGCATGGCGTTCATTCAGACCGAAACCCACTTCTACATCCTGCGCTTTTTGCTGGGCGTGGCCGAAGCCGGGTTCTTCCCCGGCGTGATCTACTACTTCACCCGCTGGTTGCCCGGCGTGGAGCGTGGCAAGGCAATCGCCATCTTCCTCAGCGGCTCGGCGTTCGCTTCGGTGATTTCAGGGCCGCTCTCAGGGCTGCTGTTGCAGATCGACGCGCTGGGCTTCCACGGCTGGCAGTGGATGTACTTCATCGAAGGCATGTTTTCCGTCGGCCTGTGCTTCTTCGTCTGGTTCTGGCTTGACTCCAAACCCCACGACGCCAAGTGGCTGACAGAGGCCGAGAAGGACGCGCTGGTCAACACCATCGACGCCGAGCAGAAGGCCCGCGAAGCGGCCAACCCGGTCAAGCTGTCCATCGGCAAATTGCTCAAGGACCCGCAGATCATCCTGTTCTGCCTGATGTATTTCTTCATCCAGCTGACGATCTACGCGGCGACGTTCTGGCTGCCGAGCATCATCAAGAAAATGGGCGACCTGAGCGATGTTCAGGTCGGCCTGTTCAACTCGATTCCGTGGTTCATCGCCATCGTCTGCATGTACGGTTTTGCCTCGCTGTCAGCTAAATGGAAACACCAGCAGGCGTGGGTCGCCGTGGCCTTGTTGATCGCCGCAGCCGGGATGTTCATGTCGACCACGGGCGGTCCGGTGTTCGCCTTCGTTGCCATCTGCTTTGCGGCGATGGGCTTCAAGTCGGCATCGTCGCTGTTCTGGCCGATCCCCCAAGGCTATCTGGATGCGCGGATCGCCGCCGGCGTCATCGCCTTGATCAACTCGGTAGGCAACCTCGGCGGCTTCGTCGCGCCGACCACCTTCGGCATCCTCGAACAGCAGACCGGTTCGATCCAGGGCGGCCTGTACGGCTTGACCGTGACCTCGATCATCGCCGCCATTCTGGTGTTCACCGTGCGCACCACGCCCAAGACCGGCGCGGTGCCGATCGCCAAAGTCGACGTGACGCCCAGCCACACTTGA
- the gudD gene encoding glucarate dehydratase: protein MTSQHSGSTPVITDMQVIPVAGHDDMLLNLSGAHGPYFTRNIVILKDNAGHTGVGEIPGGEKIRQTLEDARSLVVGSSIGNYQKILNDVRRTFAERDAGGRGLQTFDLRITIHAVTGIEAAVLDLLGQYLEVPVAALLGEGQQRDEVKMLGYLFYVGDQSKTNLPYRTEADADNEWFRVRHEEALTPEAVVRLAEAAYAQYGFEDFKLKGGVLSGDAEIEAVTALAERFPKARITLDPNGAWSLKEAVRLCRDQHKVLAYAEDPCGAENGYSGREVMAEFRRATGLRTATNMIATDWREMGHAIQLQSVDIPLADPHFWTMQGSVRVAQMCNEWGLTWGSHSNNHFDISLAMFTHAAAAAPGNITAIDTHWIWQDGQRLTKAPLQIIGGSVQVPKKPGLGVEIDMDQVAKAHELYKGMGLGARDDSVAMQFLVPNWTFNNKQPCLVR from the coding sequence ATGACTTCACAGCATTCCGGCAGCACCCCCGTCATCACCGACATGCAGGTCATTCCGGTGGCCGGCCACGACGACATGCTGCTCAACCTCAGCGGCGCCCACGGCCCGTATTTCACCCGCAACATCGTCATCCTCAAGGACAACGCCGGCCACACCGGCGTGGGTGAAATCCCCGGCGGCGAGAAGATCCGCCAGACCCTCGAAGACGCCCGCTCCCTGGTGGTCGGCAGCAGCATCGGCAACTACCAGAAGATCCTCAACGACGTGCGCCGCACTTTCGCCGAGCGCGATGCGGGCGGTCGCGGTCTGCAGACCTTTGACCTGCGCATCACCATCCACGCCGTCACCGGCATTGAAGCCGCCGTGCTGGATTTGCTCGGCCAGTACCTGGAAGTGCCGGTCGCCGCACTGCTTGGCGAAGGCCAGCAGCGTGACGAAGTAAAAATGCTCGGTTACCTCTTCTACGTCGGTGACCAGAGCAAAACCAACCTGCCCTATCGCACCGAAGCCGATGCCGACAACGAGTGGTTTCGCGTGCGCCACGAAGAAGCGCTGACCCCGGAAGCAGTCGTGCGTCTGGCCGAGGCGGCTTACGCGCAATACGGTTTCGAGGACTTCAAGCTCAAGGGCGGCGTGCTCAGCGGCGATGCAGAAATCGAAGCGGTGACGGCACTGGCCGAACGCTTCCCGAAAGCGCGCATTACCCTCGACCCGAACGGCGCCTGGTCGCTGAAAGAAGCGGTGCGCCTGTGCCGCGATCAGCACAAAGTGCTGGCCTATGCCGAGGACCCCTGTGGCGCCGAAAACGGTTACTCGGGCCGCGAAGTCATGGCTGAATTCCGTCGCGCCACTGGCCTGCGCACGGCGACCAACATGATCGCCACCGACTGGCGCGAAATGGGTCATGCCATCCAGCTTCAATCGGTGGACATCCCCTTGGCCGATCCCCACTTCTGGACGATGCAGGGTTCGGTGCGCGTGGCGCAGATGTGCAACGAATGGGGTTTGACCTGGGGCTCGCACTCCAACAACCATTTCGATATTTCCCTGGCGATGTTCACCCACGCGGCCGCCGCTGCGCCGGGCAATATCACCGCCATCGACACCCACTGGATCTGGCAGGACGGCCAGCGCCTGACCAAGGCGCCGCTGCAGATCATCGGCGGCAGCGTGCAGGTGCCGAAGAAGCCCGGGCTGGGTGTCGAGATCGACATGGATCAGGTGGCCAAGGCCCACGAGCTGTACAAAGGCATGGGCCTCGGCGCGCGGGATGACAGCGTGGCGATGCAATTCCTGGTGCCGAACTGGACATTCAACAACAAGCAGCCGTGTCTGGTTCGCTGA
- a CDS encoding DUF1345 domain-containing protein, with protein MSRLAKTHPRLTIATLVGIAAGIACAFVAPDISVISKCLIGWNVAGWLYMAMIMRRTFKSSAEDVRRVAEIEDENAGVVLFVVCVAAIASLAAIILELAGIQDMKDADKALHYAFTGFTILGSWLLIGVVFSLHYARVFYTWDGEKPALRFADGEENPDYWDFLYFSFTLSVAVQTSDVGVATRSLRKVVLAQSLIGFVFNTSILGFSINIAAGLFN; from the coding sequence ATGTCCCGCCTTGCCAAGACCCACCCTCGCCTGACCATTGCCACCCTCGTGGGCATCGCCGCCGGTATCGCCTGCGCCTTCGTCGCCCCCGACATTTCGGTGATCAGCAAATGCCTGATCGGCTGGAACGTCGCCGGGTGGCTGTACATGGCGATGATCATGCGCCGCACCTTCAAATCCAGCGCGGAAGACGTGCGCCGGGTCGCCGAGATCGAGGACGAGAACGCCGGCGTCGTGCTGTTCGTCGTCTGTGTGGCGGCCATTGCCAGCCTGGCGGCGATCATTCTCGAACTTGCCGGCATCCAGGACATGAAAGACGCCGACAAAGCACTGCATTATGCTTTTACCGGCTTCACCATCCTCGGTTCATGGCTGCTGATCGGTGTGGTCTTCAGCCTGCATTACGCGCGGGTGTTCTACACCTGGGACGGCGAAAAGCCGGCGCTGCGCTTTGCCGACGGAGAGGAGAATCCGGATTACTGGGACTTTCTGTACTTCTCCTTCACGTTGAGCGTCGCCGTGCAGACCTCCGACGTCGGCGTGGCCACCCGCAGCCTGCGCAAGGTGGTGCTGGCGCAGTCGTTGATCGGGTTTGTGTTCAACACCTCGATTCTGGGCTTCTCGATCAACATCGCGGCAGGGTTGTTTAACTGA
- a CDS encoding D-2-hydroxyacid dehydrogenase family protein, with protein sequence MTQDSGLKIAVLDDWQSVAENVVDWTVLKPIGEVTFLHDYPADTDAMVARLKDFHVICVMRERTIFDDALLSQLPNLKLLVTGGMRNAALDLKAAARMGITVVGTDSYKYAAPELTWALIMGVTRNLVDEANSLRAGNWQIGIGSDLYGKTLGIVGLGSIGQKIARYGKAFDMKVIAWSENLTAERAAEHGVTYVSKQALFEQADVVSVNLVLSERSRGLVDAESLNRMKPTAYLVNTARGPIVDEDALIEVLRQKKIAGAALDVYSVEPLPADHPFRTLPNVLATPHVGYVTENNYRMFFSQMIEDIQAWHAGAPIRVFA encoded by the coding sequence ATGACTCAGGATTCCGGGCTGAAGATTGCCGTACTCGATGACTGGCAATCGGTCGCTGAAAACGTTGTGGACTGGACCGTGTTGAAGCCGATCGGCGAGGTCACTTTTCTGCATGACTATCCGGCGGACACCGACGCCATGGTCGCCCGCCTCAAAGACTTTCACGTCATTTGCGTGATGCGCGAACGCACGATTTTCGATGACGCCCTGCTCAGTCAGCTACCGAACCTGAAACTGCTGGTCACCGGCGGCATGCGCAACGCGGCGCTGGACCTCAAGGCCGCCGCGCGCATGGGCATTACCGTGGTCGGCACCGACAGCTACAAATACGCGGCGCCGGAGCTGACCTGGGCGCTGATCATGGGCGTCACCCGCAATCTGGTGGACGAAGCAAACTCCCTGCGCGCCGGGAATTGGCAAATTGGCATCGGCAGCGACCTGTACGGCAAGACCCTGGGCATCGTCGGGCTGGGCAGCATCGGCCAAAAGATCGCCCGCTACGGCAAGGCTTTCGACATGAAGGTGATTGCCTGGAGCGAGAACCTCACCGCTGAACGCGCGGCCGAGCATGGCGTGACGTACGTCAGCAAACAGGCACTGTTCGAGCAAGCGGACGTGGTCTCGGTGAATCTGGTGCTCAGCGAGCGCAGTCGCGGGCTGGTCGACGCCGAGTCGCTGAACCGGATGAAGCCTACGGCGTATCTGGTGAACACCGCGCGCGGGCCGATCGTCGACGAAGACGCGCTGATCGAGGTGCTCAGGCAGAAGAAAATCGCCGGTGCCGCGCTGGACGTGTACAGCGTCGAGCCGTTGCCGGCCGATCATCCGTTCCGCACGTTGCCCAACGTCCTGGCCACGCCCCATGTGGGTTACGTCACCGAGAACAACTACCGGATGTTCTTCAGCCAGATGATCGAGGACATTCAGGCCTGGCACGCCGGCGCGCCGATACGCGTTTTTGCCTGA
- the pncA gene encoding bifunctional nicotinamidase/pyrazinamidase, producing MTTPLSRLPSDPRAALLVIDMQYDFMPGGALAVAEGDALVPLINRLGAQFRNVVMAQDWHPRGHVSFASSHAGRAPFDSITLPYGTQTLWPDHCVQGSHGAQLHADLDISQGQLILRKGCNAGIDSYSAFVEADRTTRTGLAGYLSERGIDSVFVVGLALDFCVAWTALDARAAGFNTWVIADACKAIDLNGSLEQAWKDMALAGVNRIDSADLTD from the coding sequence ATGACCACGCCGCTTTCCCGATTGCCCTCCGACCCGCGCGCCGCGTTGCTGGTGATCGACATGCAATACGACTTCATGCCCGGCGGCGCACTGGCCGTGGCCGAAGGCGATGCGCTGGTGCCGTTGATCAACCGCCTCGGCGCGCAGTTTCGCAACGTGGTCATGGCCCAGGACTGGCACCCGCGCGGGCATGTGTCGTTCGCGTCGAGCCACGCCGGGCGCGCGCCGTTTGACAGCATCACCCTGCCCTACGGCACGCAGACGCTGTGGCCCGATCACTGTGTGCAAGGCAGCCACGGTGCTCAGTTGCACGCGGATCTGGACATAAGCCAGGGGCAGCTGATCCTGCGCAAGGGCTGCAACGCAGGCATCGACAGCTATTCAGCGTTCGTCGAAGCCGATCGCACGACGCGCACCGGGCTGGCCGGTTACCTGAGCGAGCGCGGCATCGACAGCGTGTTCGTGGTCGGTCTGGCCCTGGATTTTTGCGTGGCCTGGACCGCGCTGGACGCCCGGGCGGCGGGTTTCAATACCTGGGTGATCGCCGATGCGTGCAAGGCCATCGACCTGAATGGCTCGCTGGAGCAAGCCTGGAAAGACATGGCCCTGGCGGGAGTCAACCGGATAGACAGTGCAGACCTCACTGACTGA
- a CDS encoding GNAT family N-acetyltransferase, giving the protein MTLHIRDATRADAAVILGFITELAIYEKAEHEVKASVADIERSLFDEASPAKALICLLNGQPIGFAVYFLSYSTWLGRKGLYLEDLYVSAAQRGVGAGKKLLRHLARIAHDSGCGRLEWSVLDWNQPAIDFYKSIGAEPQDEWVRYRMEGEGLKRFALEEG; this is encoded by the coding sequence TTGACCCTTCACATTCGCGACGCCACCCGTGCCGACGCCGCCGTCATCCTGGGCTTCATCACCGAGCTTGCGATCTACGAAAAAGCCGAGCACGAGGTCAAGGCCAGTGTCGCCGACATCGAGCGCAGCCTGTTCGACGAAGCTTCGCCGGCCAAGGCGCTGATCTGCCTGCTGAACGGCCAGCCCATTGGCTTCGCCGTGTACTTCTTGAGCTACTCCACCTGGCTGGGCCGCAAGGGCCTGTACCTCGAAGATTTGTACGTGTCCGCCGCGCAACGGGGTGTCGGCGCGGGCAAGAAGCTGTTGCGCCATCTGGCCCGGATCGCCCACGACAGCGGCTGCGGCCGTCTTGAATGGAGCGTGCTGGACTGGAACCAGCCGGCGATCGATTTCTACAAATCCATCGGCGCCGAGCCCCAGGATGAATGGGTGCGCTACCGGATGGAAGGGGAAGGGCTGAAGCGCTTTGCGTTGGAAGAGGGTTGA
- a CDS encoding formate/nitrite transporter family protein codes for MEHEPDGKTPGLTPEEERDIDENQPPRAAVLHETIRMQGDQELERNVAALFWSALAAGLTMGLSLMAMGLLNSRLPDAEGFKVIASLGYCAGFLAVILARQQLFTENTLTAVLPVMSKPTLNNVVRLLRLWTVVLVGNLCGTLLVAYVMLHLPIFDTKTDQAFLEIGRKVMENDTWQMFSKGIISGWMIATMVWMIPSMESAKVAIIVMITYLMALGDFTHIVVGSAEVSYLVFAGELPWKDFWMIFAGPTLAGNIIGGSFIFALISHAQIRSEGETPDKKGKKKALDEKLKQALREPKAESDRKGV; via the coding sequence ATGGAACACGAACCAGACGGCAAGACCCCCGGCCTGACGCCGGAAGAAGAACGCGACATCGACGAAAACCAGCCGCCCCGTGCCGCCGTCCTCCATGAAACGATCCGCATGCAGGGCGATCAGGAACTGGAGCGTAACGTCGCTGCACTGTTCTGGTCGGCCCTCGCAGCCGGGTTGACCATGGGCCTGTCACTGATGGCGATGGGGTTGTTGAACTCGCGGCTGCCCGATGCCGAGGGCTTCAAGGTCATAGCCAGCCTTGGCTACTGCGCAGGCTTTCTGGCGGTGATTCTTGCCCGTCAGCAGCTGTTCACCGAAAACACCCTGACCGCCGTATTGCCGGTGATGAGCAAGCCGACGCTGAACAATGTCGTGCGTCTGTTGCGGTTGTGGACCGTGGTGCTGGTGGGCAACCTGTGCGGCACATTGCTGGTGGCCTACGTCATGCTGCACCTGCCGATCTTCGACACCAAGACCGATCAGGCCTTCCTCGAAATCGGCCGCAAGGTGATGGAGAACGACACCTGGCAAATGTTCTCCAAAGGCATCATTTCCGGCTGGATGATCGCCACCATGGTGTGGATGATCCCGTCCATGGAATCCGCCAAGGTCGCCATCATCGTGATGATCACCTACCTGATGGCGCTGGGGGATTTCACCCACATCGTGGTTGGCTCGGCAGAAGTGTCGTATCTGGTATTCGCGGGTGAGCTGCCGTGGAAGGATTTCTGGATGATCTTCGCCGGCCCGACACTGGCCGGCAACATCATCGGCGGCAGCTTCATTTTCGCGTTGATCAGCCATGCGCAGATCAGGAGCGAAGGCGAGACGCCGGATAAGAAAGGCAAGAAGAAAGCGCTGGACGAAAAGCTGAAGCAAGCGCTGCGTGAGCCCAAAGCTGAATCCGATCGCAAAGGCGTGTGA
- a CDS encoding response regulator transcription factor gives MTRILTIEDDAVTAKEIVAELSSHGLQVDWVDNGREGLVRAVSGDYDLITLDRMLPEVDGLAIVTTMRALGIATPILMISALSDVDERVRGLRAGGDDYLSKPFASDEMAARVEVLLRRSHPGTQAETMLKVADLELNLITREASRAGQPLNLLPTEYKLLEFLMRNSGQIITRMMIFEEVWGYHFDPGTNLIDVHIGRLRKKIDPPTVTPLIRTVRGSGYVIAEPV, from the coding sequence ATGACGCGAATTCTGACAATCGAAGACGATGCCGTCACCGCGAAGGAAATCGTCGCCGAACTGAGCAGCCACGGCCTGCAAGTGGACTGGGTCGACAACGGTCGCGAGGGCCTCGTCCGCGCGGTCAGCGGCGATTACGACCTGATCACCCTCGATCGCATGCTGCCGGAAGTCGACGGGCTGGCGATTGTCACCACCATGCGCGCCCTGGGCATTGCCACGCCGATCCTGATGATCAGCGCGCTGTCGGACGTCGATGAACGCGTCCGCGGGTTGCGTGCCGGTGGGGATGATTACCTGTCCAAGCCCTTCGCCTCCGACGAGATGGCCGCGCGGGTGGAAGTCTTGCTGCGCCGCAGTCATCCGGGGACCCAGGCCGAGACCATGCTCAAGGTTGCCGACCTCGAACTCAATCTGATCACCCGTGAAGCCAGCCGTGCCGGGCAGCCGTTGAACCTGCTGCCGACCGAATACAAGCTGCTGGAATTCCTGATGCGCAACAGCGGGCAGATCATCACCCGCATGATGATTTTCGAAGAAGTCTGGGGTTACCACTTCGACCCCGGCACCAACCTGATCGACGTGCACATCGGTCGCTTGCGCAAGAAAATCGATCCCCCTACCGTGACGCCGCTGATACGTACCGTTCGAGGCTCAGGTTATGTCATTGCCGAACCCGTCTAA
- a CDS encoding sensor histidine kinase: MSLPNPSKGWRSSSSRLLALYSFLFVAWSSILMGVLYWEVTSYLNTLARHSLMQRQQLFSRFEGAQLDDALRTSDKFDMRSVDAYGLFDKDLKPISGPIQSIPEDLKLNGEIQELATCIDSDDPDLPSSGCDAVAIHTLDDRWLILVRDNGSLFAVTTLILRALLWGISLTIIPGIAGWHLLGRRPLRRIRAIQASAEAIVTGDLARRLPVSDRRDELDMLADIVNAMLDRIERLMNEVKGVCDNIAHDLRTPLTRLRAQLYRIQQQSPEDSALGEQMAQVIADADTLMARFRGLLRISELEDHQRRSAFGQLDPQPLLQELHDFYLPLAEEGRVSLQLKVGEHLPPLVGDRALLFEALSNLLSNSIKFTPPGGQVLLIARAEGDTTFIEVQDTGPGIPDAEREAVFKRFYRSENGNQQSGFGLGLSIVAAIVNLHGFKLRIGSSPSGGASLVLECRRVLALG; encoded by the coding sequence ATGTCATTGCCGAACCCGTCTAAGGGCTGGCGCTCCTCCAGCAGCCGGCTGCTGGCGCTGTACAGTTTTCTGTTTGTGGCCTGGAGCAGCATCCTCATGGGGGTGCTGTACTGGGAAGTCACCAGTTACCTCAACACCCTCGCCCGCCACTCGCTGATGCAGCGCCAGCAATTGTTTTCGCGTTTTGAAGGCGCGCAACTGGACGATGCGTTGCGCACCAGCGACAAATTCGACATGCGCTCGGTCGACGCCTACGGCCTGTTCGACAAAGACCTGAAGCCCATCAGCGGCCCGATCCAGAGCATTCCCGAGGACCTCAAGCTCAACGGGGAAATCCAGGAGCTGGCCACCTGCATCGATTCCGATGACCCGGACCTGCCCAGCTCGGGCTGCGACGCCGTGGCGATTCATACGCTGGATGATCGCTGGCTGATTCTGGTGCGCGACAACGGTTCGCTGTTCGCCGTGACCACGCTGATTCTGCGCGCGTTGCTGTGGGGTATTTCGCTGACGATCATTCCGGGCATCGCCGGCTGGCACTTGCTCGGACGCCGCCCGCTGCGACGCATCCGCGCGATCCAGGCCAGCGCCGAGGCAATCGTCACCGGCGACCTGGCCCGCCGCCTTCCGGTGTCGGACCGCCGCGACGAGCTGGACATGCTGGCCGACATCGTCAACGCCATGCTCGACCGCATCGAGCGCCTGATGAACGAGGTCAAGGGCGTTTGCGACAACATCGCCCACGACCTGCGCACTCCGCTCACGCGCCTGCGGGCGCAGCTTTACCGGATTCAGCAGCAGTCGCCGGAAGACTCGGCGCTGGGCGAGCAGATGGCCCAGGTAATCGCCGACGCCGACACGCTGATGGCGCGCTTTCGCGGATTGCTGCGGATTTCCGAACTGGAAGATCACCAGCGGCGCTCGGCCTTCGGTCAGCTCGATCCGCAGCCGCTGCTGCAGGAGCTGCACGATTTCTACCTGCCGCTGGCCGAAGAAGGCCGCGTTTCGTTGCAACTGAAAGTCGGCGAACACCTGCCGCCGCTGGTGGGTGACCGGGCGCTGCTGTTCGAGGCGCTGTCGAACCTGCTGAGCAACTCGATCAAATTCACTCCGCCGGGCGGCCAAGTGCTGCTCATCGCCCGCGCCGAAGGTGACACCACGTTCATTGAAGTCCAGGACACCGGCCCCGGCATCCCCGACGCCGAGCGGGAGGCCGTGTTCAAGCGCTTCTACCGTAGCGAAAACGGCAATCAGCAAAGCGGCTTCGGCCTGGGGTTGTCCATCGTCGCCGCGATCGTCAACCTGCACGGCTTCAAACTGCGCATCGGCAGCAGCCCGTCCGGCGGCGCGAGTCTGGTGCTGGAATGCAGGCGGGTGTTGGCATTGGGGTGA
- a CDS encoding zeta toxin family protein: MDTDDRRISEEAVVFAKANRKEIARRLTDPAVYLSEESPVSVFMAGSHGAGKTEASLEFLARFGGSVLRIDPDTYRAELPGYTGSNSSLFQRAVSVLVSAVHDEALRLQQSFLLDGTASNFDTVSLNIRRSLKRGRFVLVLYVYQNPERAWEFVQAREKVEGRNIPMQGFVDQYFAAREVVNRLKYEFGHAVTVDIFIKNHDGSTKAYRQNIQQIDTHIPETYDRASLERRLNSRRYE, encoded by the coding sequence GTGGATACGGATGATCGACGGATTTCAGAAGAGGCTGTGGTGTTTGCCAAGGCTAATCGGAAGGAGATTGCGAGGAGGCTGACGGATCCTGCGGTATACCTATCAGAGGAATCGCCCGTATCGGTGTTTATGGCGGGCTCACATGGGGCAGGCAAAACTGAAGCATCTTTGGAGTTTCTTGCTCGATTCGGTGGGTCTGTACTGCGTATCGACCCGGATACCTATCGCGCCGAATTGCCTGGATACACAGGGAGTAATTCTTCGCTCTTTCAACGGGCGGTGTCTGTTTTAGTGTCCGCCGTTCATGATGAGGCGCTGCGGCTGCAGCAGTCTTTTCTGCTGGACGGCACGGCATCAAATTTCGACACGGTTTCACTCAACATCCGGCGTTCGCTCAAGCGGGGTCGGTTCGTGTTGGTGCTCTATGTTTATCAAAATCCCGAGAGAGCCTGGGAGTTTGTTCAGGCGCGAGAAAAAGTGGAGGGCCGGAATATCCCGATGCAGGGCTTCGTGGATCAATACTTTGCCGCTCGGGAAGTGGTGAATCGTTTGAAATACGAGTTCGGCCATGCAGTGACCGTCGATATTTTTATCAAGAACCATGATGGCTCTACCAAGGCTTACCGCCAGAATATCCAGCAAATTGACACTCACATACCCGAAACCTATGATCGGGCATCGCTTGAACGCAGGCTGAATTCCAGGAGGTACGAATAA